A single Stutzerimonas stutzeri DNA region contains:
- a CDS encoding HNH endonuclease — protein sequence MATLIQLSDTSWEQPFRDRKKEHLLWGAHPAVRERCKFVDKTRRLLQISFEPRFDLDIVDYFQITSGREIQFPQALAEIVRPVVLENPESSFIVTVLDADEQEDGQAGSKQDMANLSTSRATTVMARVGQQKFRKQLMKFWGDACALSGVNEPRLLVASHIVPWCQSEADVKLDPFNGLLLAPHYDRLFDQGMISFKDDGSILLSSTAENLPPEFGLSTTMKLRKLDPKHLPYLAAHRETFGYA from the coding sequence ATGGCCACGCTCATTCAGCTATCGGATACATCCTGGGAACAGCCATTCCGTGACCGTAAGAAGGAACACCTTCTGTGGGGTGCTCACCCTGCGGTTCGTGAGCGTTGCAAATTCGTAGACAAGACACGACGCCTACTACAAATCTCATTTGAACCACGATTCGATCTGGATATTGTCGATTACTTCCAGATCACCAGCGGACGAGAAATTCAGTTCCCTCAGGCGCTTGCAGAGATCGTTCGGCCCGTTGTCCTAGAAAATCCCGAGTCCAGTTTCATCGTTACCGTGCTCGATGCTGATGAACAGGAAGATGGCCAAGCCGGCAGCAAACAGGACATGGCCAACCTGAGTACTTCTCGTGCCACAACCGTCATGGCACGTGTCGGCCAGCAAAAATTTAGAAAGCAGTTGATGAAGTTCTGGGGGGATGCTTGCGCACTGTCTGGAGTGAATGAACCAAGGTTGCTGGTCGCGTCCCACATCGTACCGTGGTGTCAATCAGAAGCAGACGTGAAGCTCGATCCGTTCAACGGCCTGCTGCTTGCCCCGCACTATGATCGTCTGTTCGACCAAGGCATGATCTCGTTCAAAGATGATGGCTCGATTTTGCTGTCAAGCACCGCTGAAAACCTGCCGCCAGAGTTCGGCTTGTCGACAACCATGAAGCTGCGCAAGCTCGATCCAAAACATTTGCCTTACCTAGCTGCCCATAGGGAAACCTTCGGCTACGCATAG
- a CDS encoding helix-turn-helix domain-containing protein has translation MTDLHEGLGRAIRMLRIQRGLSLEAFSDVVEKRFLSKVELGKTSLSLRSLTGIADLLQISVSNLMLLAQAAAKESDPLILLHRDQQELEAFLKAKVILRPIPGLESLEKGLKGRRGEELRSQIRECQGRGMTKAETIRQLKIGRSTVDRHWAVAD, from the coding sequence TTGACTGATCTCCATGAAGGCCTTGGCCGCGCGATTCGCATGCTGCGGATCCAGCGCGGGCTCAGCCTCGAAGCGTTCAGCGATGTCGTTGAGAAACGATTTCTCTCGAAAGTCGAGCTGGGCAAGACCTCGCTATCGCTGCGCAGCCTCACCGGAATTGCTGATTTACTTCAAATTTCCGTCAGCAATCTAATGCTGTTGGCCCAGGCTGCGGCCAAAGAGTCAGACCCACTCATATTGCTCCATCGTGACCAGCAAGAGCTTGAGGCATTCTTGAAGGCGAAAGTTATTCTCCGTCCAATCCCGGGTTTGGAATCGCTTGAAAAGGGCCTGAAGGGAAGGAGGGGTGAGGAGCTTCGCTCTCAAATACGGGAGTGTCAGGGTAGGGGAATGACGAAAGCAGAAACGATTCGTCAGTTGAAGATAGGGCGGTCAACGGTCGATCGGCATTGGGCTGTTGCTGACTGA
- a CDS encoding metallophosphoesterase has product MKIHILSDLHVEFRQFTPEVPPETDVVVLAGDITTRGRAGFWAAANFSHPTVLIGGNHDSYQTSLQRAHRLMSRDCAEHVHFLENDIFECKGVRFLGCTAWTDFKSTGNQPLAMLQAQSQMNDYKMIRFEPKFRRLHPNDTRSLAEYSRSWLFEEAQKPFPGKTVIITHTPPLISLLPEVSEPDHLDAAYANNWPEFLDLNIDLWIFGHTHHPVDRRIGGIRFISNPRGYPGENVAFKPDFLVTL; this is encoded by the coding sequence ATGAAGATACACATCCTGTCTGACCTACACGTCGAATTTCGTCAGTTCACGCCGGAAGTACCACCGGAGACGGATGTCGTAGTCCTCGCCGGCGACATCACGACGCGGGGACGTGCCGGGTTTTGGGCGGCTGCAAACTTCAGCCATCCCACGGTACTCATCGGGGGCAATCACGATAGCTACCAAACGTCCCTACAGCGTGCCCATCGCCTCATGAGTCGAGATTGCGCTGAACACGTTCATTTTTTAGAAAACGATATATTCGAATGCAAAGGGGTACGGTTTCTTGGCTGCACCGCATGGACTGATTTCAAATCAACGGGAAATCAGCCATTAGCGATGTTGCAAGCTCAAAGCCAAATGAATGATTACAAGATGATCCGGTTCGAGCCGAAGTTCCGGCGACTTCATCCCAACGACACGCGTTCGCTTGCCGAGTATTCGAGAAGTTGGTTGTTTGAAGAGGCCCAAAAGCCTTTCCCAGGCAAAACGGTCATTATTACTCACACCCCACCTCTAATTTCACTTCTGCCTGAAGTGAGCGAACCAGATCATTTAGATGCCGCCTACGCTAACAACTGGCCAGAATTCCTCGATCTGAATATTGATCTTTGGATATTCGGCCACACCCACCATCCGGTTGACCGACGAATCGGAGGAATTCGGTTCATTTCAAATCCACGAGGCTATCCAGGTGAAAACGTAGCGTTTAAGCCTGATTTTCTAGTAACACTTTAA
- a CDS encoding HAD family hydrolase has translation MTTTIIFDAFGTLLEIKNRRSPYLKILREGRRQGRRPQADDSYQLMTQSLGLQEAADYFGIELSPELLQHAERSLEEELANISAFPDALEAVALLQGAGLRLGVCSNLAQPYGSSIRHLFPDLDAYGFSFEIGFVKPEPMIYQATCALLGVQPNCGLGGQDRVVMIGDSQRCDRDGPRAVGIMGFHLQGSGHQGITNLVDFAHSVLAETTSI, from the coding sequence ATGACGACAACAATCATTTTCGATGCGTTTGGTACGCTGTTAGAAATCAAGAATCGCCGCAGCCCGTACCTCAAAATATTAAGGGAAGGCAGGCGCCAAGGGCGACGACCACAGGCTGATGATTCCTACCAATTAATGACTCAAAGCCTGGGCCTGCAGGAAGCAGCAGATTACTTCGGCATCGAGCTTTCCCCCGAATTGCTTCAGCACGCAGAGAGGAGTTTGGAGGAAGAGCTAGCGAACATCTCGGCTTTCCCGGATGCCCTTGAGGCCGTAGCGCTTTTGCAGGGGGCAGGTCTCCGGTTGGGCGTTTGCTCAAACCTCGCTCAGCCCTATGGATCATCGATTCGTCATCTCTTTCCAGATTTGGATGCTTACGGCTTCAGTTTCGAAATCGGGTTCGTGAAGCCAGAACCTATGATCTACCAAGCCACTTGCGCACTCCTTGGCGTACAGCCTAACTGTGGCCTTGGGGGCCAAGATCGCGTTGTGATGATCGGCGACTCACAGCGTTGTGACAGAGACGGCCCTAGAGCCGTTGGCATCATGGGGTTTCATCTGCAAGGAAGCGGACATCAGGGGATTACGAACCTGGTCGACTTCGCTCATTCGGTACTCGCGGAGACGACGTCGATCTGA
- a CDS encoding LysR family transcriptional regulator, translating into MQKNIKQSKINWDDFKFFLEVARTRTASQAGRRLGVDYTTVSRRVQALEKALGTLLFERSRSAGFVLTAEGQNLLVHAENLESTLQSACEQVSGASLALSGNVRIGSTEGFGSYFVAPQLSHFQDRYPNIAIDLLPVPHFVSLSRRDADIAISLERPDRGPYVCSKLCDYRLRLYATADYLERQPPISSRGDLARHGFITYVDDLAFSPELLYLERVVPGASSLLRSTSVIAQYQCALQGRSLAILPCFLAASDPRLMEVLPGDIEVTRSFWIYYREELRRLRRISLVSDYLRACTETNVDFLMGESGQMRFPPS; encoded by the coding sequence ATGCAAAAAAATATCAAACAAAGCAAGATCAACTGGGACGACTTCAAGTTCTTTCTTGAGGTGGCACGTACACGTACGGCCAGCCAAGCTGGCAGGCGCTTGGGCGTGGACTACACAACGGTGTCACGACGGGTCCAGGCGCTGGAAAAGGCGTTGGGGACCTTGCTGTTCGAGCGTTCGCGTTCGGCTGGTTTTGTTCTCACTGCCGAAGGGCAAAACCTGCTGGTCCATGCCGAAAATTTGGAGAGCACGTTGCAGAGCGCATGCGAGCAGGTCTCCGGTGCTAGCCTGGCGCTGTCCGGCAACGTGCGTATCGGCTCAACCGAGGGGTTCGGCAGCTACTTTGTCGCGCCGCAGCTCAGTCATTTTCAGGACCGTTATCCAAACATCGCCATTGATCTGCTTCCGGTCCCGCACTTTGTCAGCCTGTCGCGTCGGGATGCAGACATTGCCATCAGCCTGGAGCGCCCAGACCGCGGCCCTTATGTCTGCTCCAAGCTATGCGACTACCGTCTGCGGCTGTATGCGACTGCGGACTATCTGGAGCGCCAACCACCCATATCTAGCCGAGGGGATCTGGCCCGACATGGTTTCATTACCTATGTCGACGACTTGGCGTTCAGCCCAGAACTGCTCTACCTCGAGCGGGTCGTGCCTGGGGCCAGCAGCCTGCTACGCAGTACCAGCGTGATTGCCCAGTACCAGTGTGCGTTGCAGGGCCGATCATTGGCGATTCTGCCGTGTTTCCTCGCAGCCTCGGATCCACGGTTAATGGAGGTATTACCGGGCGATATCGAGGTGACCAGGAGCTTCTGGATTTACTACCGCGAGGAGCTGCGTCGTCTACGGCGTATAAGCCTGGTCAGCGATTATCTGCGCGCATGTACCGAAACCAATGTTGATTTCCTGATGGGTGAATCAGGGCAAATGCGCTTTCCGCCTAGCTAG
- a CDS encoding CoA-acylating methylmalonate-semialdehyde dehydrogenase, which yields MNNAIPTVKLLINGELVESRSNEWRDVINPATQQVLARVPFATQDEMNAAVASAKAAFKTWRKTPIGARSRIFLKYQQLIRENMKELAAILTAEQGKTLPDAEGDVFRGLEVVEHAAGIGNLQLGELANNVATGVDTFTLLQPLGVCAGITPFNFPAMIPLWMFPMAIATGNTFILKPSEQDPMVTMRLAELALEAGVPPGVLNVIHGGVDAVNLICDHPDIKAVSFVGSTKVGTHVYNRASQAGKRVQCMMGAKNHGIILPDANKEQTLNNLAGAAFGAAGQRCMALSVVVLVGEAQSWLPDLVAKAKTLKVNAGAEGGTDVGPVISCAALDRINSLIERGVTEGAELVLDGRNPQVAGYDKGNFVAPTIFAGVTPEMSIYREEVFGPVLCVMQVDTLDQAIELINANPNGNGTALFTRSGAAARHFQEEIDVGQVGINVPIPVPVPMFSFTGSRASKLGDLGPYGKQVVQFYTQTKTVIERWFDESEVGGPVNTTINLK from the coding sequence ATGAACAATGCTATCCCTACCGTTAAACTTTTGATCAATGGCGAACTCGTCGAATCGCGTAGCAACGAATGGCGCGACGTGATCAACCCTGCCACCCAGCAGGTACTTGCCCGTGTGCCCTTCGCCACCCAGGACGAAATGAACGCTGCCGTGGCCTCCGCCAAGGCCGCCTTCAAGACCTGGCGCAAGACGCCGATCGGCGCGCGCTCGCGGATCTTCCTCAAATATCAGCAGCTGATCCGTGAAAACATGAAGGAGTTGGCAGCAATCCTCACCGCCGAACAGGGCAAAACGCTGCCGGACGCCGAGGGCGATGTGTTCCGCGGGCTGGAAGTGGTCGAGCACGCCGCCGGCATCGGTAATCTGCAACTGGGCGAACTGGCCAACAACGTCGCAACAGGCGTCGACACCTTTACCCTGCTGCAACCCCTGGGCGTGTGCGCAGGCATCACGCCGTTCAACTTCCCGGCGATGATTCCTCTGTGGATGTTCCCGATGGCCATCGCCACCGGCAACACCTTCATCCTCAAGCCGTCCGAGCAGGACCCGATGGTCACCATGCGCTTGGCCGAGCTGGCGCTGGAAGCCGGGGTGCCGCCAGGCGTGCTAAACGTCATTCATGGCGGTGTCGATGCGGTCAACCTGATCTGCGACCACCCGGACATCAAGGCCGTCTCCTTCGTCGGCTCGACCAAAGTCGGCACCCATGTCTACAACCGTGCCAGCCAGGCTGGCAAGCGGGTGCAGTGCATGATGGGCGCGAAGAACCACGGCATCATCCTGCCCGACGCAAACAAGGAACAGACCCTTAACAACCTGGCCGGCGCTGCATTCGGCGCCGCCGGACAGCGCTGCATGGCGCTGTCGGTCGTAGTGCTGGTCGGCGAAGCGCAAAGCTGGTTGCCGGACCTGGTGGCCAAGGCCAAAACATTGAAGGTCAATGCCGGTGCCGAAGGTGGCACTGATGTCGGCCCGGTGATCTCTTGCGCGGCGCTTGATCGCATCAATTCGCTGATCGAACGCGGCGTGACGGAAGGCGCCGAGCTGGTGCTGGACGGCCGCAACCCGCAGGTCGCCGGGTACGACAAGGGCAACTTCGTCGCCCCGACGATCTTCGCCGGCGTGACGCCGGAGATGAGCATTTACCGCGAGGAAGTCTTCGGGCCGGTGCTCTGCGTGATGCAGGTCGACACTCTCGACCAGGCCATTGAGCTGATCAACGCCAACCCCAACGGCAACGGCACCGCCCTCTTCACCCGCTCCGGCGCTGCAGCACGCCACTTTCAGGAAGAAATCGATGTCGGTCAGGTGGGCATCAACGTGCCGATTCCGGTACCGGTGCCGATGTTCTCCTTCACCGGTTCGCGCGCTTCCAAACTCGGCGACCTCGGCCCGTACGGCAAGCAGGTGGTGCAGTTCTATACCCAGACCAAGACCGTCATCGAGCGCTGGTTCGACGAAAGCGAAGTCGGCGGCCCGGTTAACACCACCATCAACCTGAAATGA
- a CDS encoding enoyl-CoA hydratase, translating to MEFETLLVEIQGRVALVTLYRPQALNALNGQLISELNQALGQLEANPQIGCIVLTGSAKAFAAGADIKEMAELTYPQIYLDDFFAEADRIATRRKPLIAAVAGYALGGGCELALMCDMIFAADNARFGQPEINLGVLPGIGGTQRLTRAVGKAKAMDLCLTGRQIDAEEAERAGLVARIFPQESLLEETLKAARTIAEKSLPATMMIKESVNRAFETTLAEGIRFERRVFHSVFATGDQKEGMAAFSEKRKPDFKNR from the coding sequence ATGGAATTCGAAACCCTGCTTGTCGAAATTCAGGGTCGCGTTGCGCTGGTTACGCTCTACCGCCCGCAGGCCTTGAACGCGCTCAATGGCCAGCTGATCAGCGAGCTGAACCAGGCGCTGGGCCAATTGGAAGCCAATCCGCAGATCGGTTGCATTGTGCTGACCGGCTCGGCCAAGGCTTTTGCGGCCGGTGCTGACATCAAGGAAATGGCCGAGCTGACCTATCCGCAGATCTACCTGGACGACTTCTTTGCCGAAGCCGACCGCATCGCCACACGCCGCAAACCGCTAATCGCGGCGGTAGCCGGCTACGCACTGGGTGGCGGCTGCGAACTGGCACTCATGTGCGACATGATCTTCGCAGCCGACAACGCCCGTTTCGGCCAACCGGAAATCAACCTTGGTGTACTACCGGGCATCGGTGGCACCCAGCGCCTGACCCGCGCAGTCGGCAAGGCCAAGGCGATGGACCTGTGCCTGACCGGCCGCCAGATAGATGCCGAAGAAGCCGAGCGCGCCGGCCTTGTTGCCCGCATATTTCCGCAGGAGAGCCTGCTCGAGGAAACCCTCAAGGCCGCCCGAACGATTGCCGAGAAATCCCTGCCGGCGACCATGATGATCAAGGAGAGCGTCAACCGTGCCTTCGAAACCACACTGGCCGAAGGCATCCGCTTCGAGCGCCGGGTGTTTCACTCCGTCTTCGCCACTGGGGACCAGAAGGAAGGCATGGCGGCATTTAGCGAGAAACGCAAACCCGACTTCAAGAATCGTTAA
- the mmsB gene encoding 3-hydroxyisobutyrate dehydrogenase — protein sequence MHIGFIGLGNMGAPMAHNLLKAGHPLRVFDLSPEAVAGLVGAGAQAADSPSDIAHGDTELIITMLPAAPHVKKVYLGADGLIARSRPGLTFIDCSTIDPHSAREVAAAAAEHGNPMLDAPVSGGTGGAAAGTLTFMVGASVADFDRARPVLAAMGKNIVHCGDAGNGQVAKVANNMLLGISMIGVAEAMALGVALGMDAKTLAGVINTSSGRCWSSDTYNPFPGVMENAPASRGYSGGFGSDLMLKDLGLATEAAKQVRQPVILGALAQQLYQSFSAQGHGALDFSAIIGQYCKDT from the coding sequence ATGCATATCGGTTTTATTGGCCTCGGCAACATGGGTGCGCCCATGGCCCACAACCTTCTCAAGGCTGGGCACCCGCTCAGGGTGTTCGACCTGTCCCCCGAAGCTGTTGCCGGCCTGGTAGGCGCTGGCGCCCAAGCAGCCGACTCGCCCAGCGACATCGCTCACGGCGACACCGAACTGATCATCACCATGCTGCCCGCCGCCCCTCATGTTAAGAAAGTTTACCTGGGCGCTGACGGCCTGATCGCCCGAAGCCGCCCAGGGCTGACGTTCATCGACTGCTCCACCATCGATCCACACAGCGCACGGGAAGTTGCCGCAGCGGCGGCCGAGCATGGCAACCCGATGCTCGACGCGCCGGTTTCCGGTGGCACCGGTGGTGCCGCGGCCGGCACCCTGACCTTCATGGTCGGCGCCAGCGTGGCCGATTTCGACCGTGCCAGGCCGGTTCTCGCGGCGATGGGAAAGAACATCGTCCATTGTGGCGACGCCGGTAACGGCCAAGTGGCCAAGGTCGCCAACAACATGCTGCTGGGCATCAGCATGATCGGCGTTGCCGAAGCTATGGCCCTGGGCGTCGCGCTGGGCATGGATGCCAAGACCCTGGCGGGGGTGATCAACACCTCCAGTGGCCGGTGCTGGAGCTCGGATACCTATAACCCTTTTCCTGGAGTGATGGAGAACGCACCGGCGTCGCGTGGCTACAGCGGCGGTTTCGGTAGCGACCTGATGCTCAAGGACCTCGGTCTCGCTACCGAGGCGGCAAAACAGGTACGTCAGCCGGTAATCCTCGGCGCCCTCGCCCAGCAGCTGTACCAGAGTTTCAGTGCTCAGGGCCATGGCGCGCTGGACTTCTCGGCGATCATCGGCCAGTACTGCAAGGACACCTGA
- a CDS encoding enoyl-CoA hydratase/isomerase family protein yields MSERPVLSAVRNHVGHLTLNRPAGLNALTLEMVRHLHQQLSAWEQDSQIHAVVLRANGEKAFCAGGDIRSLYESFKHDGSEYQTFFEEEYALGQYIHAYPKPLLALIDGMVLGGGMGLVQGASLRIVTERARMGMPEVGIGYFPDAGGSYFLSRMPGELGTWLGVTGQQIRAADALYAGLADWYVGHDQIADLDRCLDGMSWKIHPQEALRTLIATLGTNKLLGSELKALHQTIDDHFAKVDVPAIRASLASETRPEFSDWAEETLKVLDSRSPLAMCVTLEMLRRGRDLSLADCFGLELHLDRRWFADGDIMEGVRALIIDKDKSPRWNPPSLDAVTDERVQGFFRGFKDTTEKAKRVGSG; encoded by the coding sequence ATGAGCGAACGCCCCGTACTCTCTGCCGTTCGCAACCACGTCGGTCATCTCACGCTGAACCGACCGGCGGGGCTCAACGCGCTCACCCTGGAAATGGTCCGCCACCTGCACCAGCAGCTCAGCGCCTGGGAACAGGATTCTCAGATTCATGCCGTGGTGTTGCGCGCCAATGGAGAAAAGGCCTTCTGCGCCGGCGGCGATATTCGCTCGCTGTATGAGAGCTTCAAGCATGACGGCAGCGAGTACCAAACCTTCTTCGAGGAGGAATATGCGCTTGGCCAGTACATCCATGCCTACCCCAAACCTCTGCTCGCGTTGATCGACGGCATGGTCCTTGGCGGCGGGATGGGCCTGGTCCAGGGCGCCTCGCTGCGGATAGTTACCGAGCGGGCGCGCATGGGCATGCCCGAGGTCGGCATCGGTTATTTCCCGGATGCCGGCGGCAGCTATTTCCTTTCGCGCATGCCGGGCGAACTGGGCACCTGGCTGGGCGTCACAGGCCAACAGATCCGAGCCGCCGACGCGCTATATGCCGGCCTGGCTGACTGGTACGTCGGTCACGACCAGATCGCCGATCTGGATCGCTGCCTGGATGGCATGAGCTGGAAGATCCATCCGCAGGAGGCGCTGCGCACGCTGATCGCGACGCTGGGGACAAACAAGCTGCTGGGCTCAGAGCTCAAGGCACTGCATCAAACTATTGACGACCATTTCGCGAAGGTGGACGTCCCGGCCATCCGCGCCTCGCTTGCGTCCGAAACCCGACCGGAATTCTCCGACTGGGCTGAAGAGACGCTTAAAGTACTGGACAGCCGCTCGCCGTTGGCGATGTGCGTAACGCTGGAGATGCTGCGTCGTGGCCGCGATCTTTCTCTTGCCGACTGCTTTGGTTTGGAGCTTCACCTAGACCGCCGATGGTTTGCGGACGGCGACATCATGGAAGGTGTACGCGCGCTGATCATTGATAAGGACAAGTCGCCGCGTTGGAACCCTCCGAGCCTCGATGCCGTTACCGACGAGCGCGTGCAGGGCTTCTTCAGGGGCTTCAAAGACACTACAGAAAAGGCGAAGAGAGTAGGTAGCGGCTGA
- a CDS encoding acyl-CoA dehydrogenase family protein, whose amino-acid sequence MHDLELSEDQRMIRDMARDFARCEIAPHAHDWEKAGWIDDALVAQMGELGLFGMVVPEQWGGSYIDYVAYALAVEEISAGDGATGALMSIHNSVGCGPVLRYGSQAQKEEWLGELASGRAIGCFALTEPHAGSEAHNLRTRAELVNGHWVLNGSKQFCSNAKRAKLAIVFAVTDPELGKKGLSAFLVPTDTPGFAVERSEHKMGIRASDTCAVTLNDCRVPAANLLGERGKGLAIALSNLEGGRIGIGAQALGIARASFEAALLYARERVQFGKPIIEHQSVANMLADMQTQLNAARLLILHAARLKSAGLPCLSEASQAKLFASEMAEKVCSQAVQIHGGYGYLEDYPVERYYRDARITQIYEGSSEIQRLLIARELAHYSL is encoded by the coding sequence ATGCATGATCTAGAACTGAGCGAAGACCAACGAATGATCCGCGACATGGCGCGCGATTTCGCCCGTTGTGAGATCGCGCCTCACGCCCACGACTGGGAAAAGGCGGGCTGGATCGACGACGCCTTGGTGGCGCAGATGGGCGAGCTCGGCCTGTTCGGCATGGTCGTCCCGGAACAATGGGGCGGTAGCTATATCGACTACGTTGCCTACGCGCTGGCGGTGGAGGAAATCTCGGCTGGCGATGGCGCCACCGGCGCCCTGATGAGCATTCATAACTCGGTCGGCTGTGGGCCGGTTCTCAGGTATGGCAGTCAAGCGCAGAAGGAAGAATGGTTGGGCGAGCTGGCAAGCGGCCGCGCTATTGGCTGTTTCGCGCTCACCGAACCCCATGCCGGCTCTGAAGCGCACAACCTGCGCACCCGCGCCGAGCTGGTGAACGGCCATTGGGTGCTCAACGGCAGCAAGCAGTTCTGCAGCAATGCCAAGCGCGCGAAGCTGGCCATCGTCTTCGCGGTGACTGACCCGGAGCTGGGCAAAAAGGGCCTTTCCGCCTTTCTTGTGCCAACCGATACGCCCGGTTTCGCAGTGGAGCGCAGCGAACATAAGATGGGCATCCGCGCTTCGGACACTTGCGCGGTGACGCTGAACGATTGCCGTGTGCCGGCAGCCAACCTGCTCGGTGAGCGTGGCAAAGGTTTGGCGATCGCGTTATCGAATCTGGAAGGCGGCCGCATCGGCATCGGTGCGCAAGCACTGGGCATCGCCCGCGCGTCATTCGAGGCGGCCCTGCTCTATGCCCGCGAACGCGTTCAGTTCGGCAAGCCAATCATTGAGCACCAGAGCGTCGCCAACATGCTCGCCGACATGCAAACCCAGCTGAACGCCGCGCGGTTGCTGATATTGCATGCGGCACGCTTGAAGAGTGCCGGCCTGCCCTGCCTGTCCGAGGCGTCCCAGGCCAAGCTGTTCGCCTCGGAAATGGCAGAAAAAGTCTGTTCGCAGGCAGTACAGATCCATGGTGGCTACGGCTACCTGGAGGACTACCCGGTTGAGCGCTACTACCGCGACGCCCGTATAACCCAGATATATGAAGGCTCCAGCGAGATCCAACGGCTGCTGATCGCCCGCGAGTTGGCTCACTACAGCCTATGA
- a CDS encoding electron transfer flavoprotein subunit beta/FixA family protein yields MKVLVPIKRVVDYNVKVRVKADNSGVDLANVKMSMNPFCEIAVEEAVRLKEKGVASEIVVVSIGPTAAQEQLRTALALGADRAVLVESTEELNSLAVAKLLEAVVDKEQPQLVILGKQAIDSDNNQTGQMLGALTGFAQGTFASKVEVEGDKVKVEREIDGGAQTVALNLPAIVTTDLRLNEPRYASLPNIMKAKKKPLEVLTPDALGVSTTSTVKTLKVEAPAARSAGIKVKSVAELVEKLKNEAKVI; encoded by the coding sequence ATGAAAGTACTGGTACCCATCAAACGAGTGGTCGATTACAACGTCAAGGTTCGCGTCAAGGCGGACAACTCCGGCGTCGACCTCGCCAACGTCAAGATGTCGATGAACCCCTTCTGCGAGATCGCCGTGGAAGAAGCCGTGCGCCTGAAAGAGAAGGGTGTAGCGAGCGAAATCGTCGTGGTTTCCATCGGTCCGACCGCTGCCCAGGAGCAACTGCGTACCGCGCTGGCACTGGGTGCAGATCGCGCCGTGCTGGTCGAGTCGACCGAAGAGCTCAACTCCCTGGCCGTGGCCAAGCTGCTGGAAGCGGTAGTCGACAAGGAGCAGCCGCAACTGGTCATCCTTGGCAAGCAGGCCATCGACAGCGACAACAACCAGACCGGCCAGATGCTCGGTGCGTTGACCGGCTTCGCCCAGGGCACCTTCGCCTCGAAGGTCGAAGTGGAAGGCGACAAGGTCAAGGTCGAGCGTGAAATCGACGGCGGCGCGCAAACCGTCGCACTGAACCTGCCGGCGATCGTGACCACCGACCTGCGCTTGAACGAACCTCGCTACGCGTCGCTGCCGAACATCATGAAGGCCAAGAAGAAGCCTCTGGAAGTCCTGACTCCAGACGCGCTTGGCGTGTCCACCACCTCCACCGTGAAGACCCTGAAAGTCGAAGCGCCGGCGGCTCGCAGCGCCGGCATCAAGGTCAAGTCGGTGGCTGAACTGGTCGAGAAACTGAAGAACGAGGCGAAGGTAATCTAA